In Flavobacterium piscisymbiosum, the sequence CAATTTCGTTTCGGGTATTATTTTGATTTTTGATAAACCGATACAAATTGGAGACGTAATCAATATTGCTTCTGAATCTGGTCGTGTAAAATCGATGGGATTGCGTACCACCAAAATCAACTCGGCAAACGGTGCTGAAATCATTATACCAAATGGTAATTTATTATCGCAAAACATTACCAACTGGACGTACACTGATAATTATAAACTGGTAGAAATCGCTGCAGAAATTAGCGGAGATGTTATGCCGGAAGATATTAATGCCTTAATATTAGAATCTCTTGAAAGCATGGATTTAGTCAATAATACTAAACCTCCGCAGATTTATTACACTGCTATTGCCGATGGAAAATTCAAACTGCAAATAAAATTCTGGTGCAGTATTTACCGTACCGAAGAAACCATTAGCAGTGCACGTCAGGTTCTTTTTAGTAATTTTAAAGCTAAAGGTTTGACCTTATCAACATAAAAAATAATTTAGATTATATCTTAAAATCCGTCAAATCAATTTTTGGCGGATTTTTTTTGAAATTAATTTCATTAATAAAAGGACATTAACAATTGTTGCATTTAACAAAAGCTTTTTTTATTTTTAAAATTCATTAAAAAAAAGAATACTTTAAAAATCGTAAACTGCTAATTTTAAAAACAATAACTCCAAATTACAGATTATTGAATTAGAATTGAAAGCGTTAAATTTATCGGTATATTACTGATTAATAGTAATAAAATTAGTTCTATCTTAGCAGAATTAAATCGATTTTGAATTAATTGTGATCTCTAATTAAGAGAAAGACAGCTCAAAAGCGATATAATTATGAAATTTAAAGGTGAATTTAATTTTTAAAAAGTAAAAAATTTATAATACTCAAAATGATTAAACAGAATTACAATTTATTGCTGGCGGATGATGATGAAGATGATTGCGATTTTTTTAAAGAAGCACTGGATGAATTAACGCTTCCTGTATCTCTCGTAACTGTTAATGATGGCGTGCAGCTTATGGATTTTTTAGCAGATCATAGTGGAGACAATTTACCGGACCTGCTTTTTCTGGATCTTAATATGCCCCGCAAAAATGGCTCTGAATGTCTGAAAGAAATAAAAGAAAGCGAAGTTCTCAAAAACCTTCCTGTTATTATTTTTTCTACTTCGCTCGACAATGAGATTGTCGACGTGATGTATGCAAAAGGAGCAACTTATTACATTCGTAAACCGGGGGAATTTTCTCAATTAAAAAAAGTCATCGAAAATGCTCTGAATGCAGTATCCGAAAATAATTTTAAGCAACCTCTAAGAGAGCAATTTATCCTCCAACCCTAATTCGTTTCCAGAATGAGCATTACAGATCATAATCATTATTTTCTATCCGATGGTGGCGAAATGGGTAAATTGATCCGTGCTAAAGATTGGAGTAAAACATCTTTGGGTGATCCTGACAACTGGCCTCAAAGTCTCAAAACCATTGTTGCCCTAATGCTCAACAACCCGTTTGGAATGTTAGTAGTTTGGGGTGACGATTATACGCAAATATACAACGATACTTACAGTCAGATTCTGGGCTCTAAACATCCCAAAGCCTTAGGAATTAGTTCTCAAACTACATTTTCAGAAGTTTGGGATATCCTTGCTCCTATGTTTCATGATGTCATGAAAGGAAGTTCGGTTAGTTTTCCGGATTTTAAATTGACATTGGACAGAAATGGATATGATGAAGATTGTTATTTCGATTTCTCGTACAGCCCCATTAAAAAAGAAGATGGTGTAATAGGCGGTCTTTTGGTCACCGTTATCGAAAGTACCGAAAAAGTACGCGCAACAGCAGCACTAAAAGAAAGTAATCTAAGATTTAGAAATAACATCATGCAGGCTCCTGTGGCGATGTGCGTTATGAGAGGACCAGATCATGTTGTAGAAATTGCAAACGACCAAATGATTCAGTTATGGGGGGTCGAAGCTAACGAAATTCTTAATAAACCTGTTTTTGATGCTTTACCCGAAACAAGAAATCAATATCTTGAAGATGTACTCAATAATGTATACAAAACGGGTATAAAGTTTGTTGCCAACGAGCAACTTGTCAAACTGCCCCGTAACGGCAAAATAGAAGATACACATTTGAATTTTGTTTACGAAGCACTGAGAGAAGCCGATGGCAGTATTTCAGGAGTAGTTGGCATTGCAATAGAAGTAACTTCGCAAGTGCTTTCGCGGTCGAAAGTGGTCGAAAGTGAGCAAAAAGTAAGAGAGTTGGTCGAAAATGCACCTTTCCCGATTGCCTTGTATGCAGGAAAGGAAATGATCGTTGAACTGGCCAATGATTCTATTATAAAAATATGGGGAAAAGGTAATGATGTTATCGGAAAATCATTCAAAGATGTCGTTCCGGAGCTCGATAACCAATTGGTTTTTGAGCAAATTACTGAAGTCTTAAACAGCGGAAAATCTTTTCATACCCAAAATACCCCTCTTGATCTTACTGTCGATGGAAAATTACATACCTATTATTTCAATTACAGCCTGACGCCAATATATGATGTAAACGGTAATGTTTATGGTGTAATGAATACAGGAGTCGATTTGACTGATCTGAATTTAGCCAAGAAAAAAATAGAGGAAAACGAACAGAATTTGCGCAGTATGGTTTCGCAATCGCCTATTGGTATTTGCGTACTGGATGCAGGAACTTTAATAACAGAAATTGTAAACGACAGTTTTATTGAAGTTGCAGGAAAAAAATACGAGGAAATTGCAGGAAAACATTATTGGGATGCTTTTGCCGAGGTAAGATCTGCTTACGAAATTCCGCTACAAAAAGTAATTGAAGAAGGTAATCCGTTTTATGCCAATGAGGTCGAAATGAATCTCATCAGACACGGCAAAGAAGAAAAAATATATGTCACTTTTGTTTATGCTCCGCTAAAAAATATAGGAGGAAAAGTAACAAAAATTGCCATTTGGGTGCTGGACAATACACCACAAGTAAATGCCCGACAAAAAATTGAAGAAGCTGATAAACGTTTCAGAAATACGGTAAAACAAGCGCCTGTTGGAATTACTATTTTACGTGGACCTAATCATGTAGCAGAAATGGCCAATGAAGCTTATTTAAAATTGGTAGGAAAAGAAGAAAGCAGCTTTGTTGGCAAACCTTTGTTTGATTCTTTGCCGGAAGTAAAAGGAACTGTTGGCGATCTTTTAGATTCTGTTTATTCAACCGGAATTCCTTATCACGGAAATGAATTACCTGTACCAATTAACCGATCTGGAAATCCCGAAATTTTCTATTTTGATTTTCTTTACCATCCTTTAAAAGAAGAAAATGGAGAAATTTCAGGCATCATCGTGACCGCAACAGAAGTTACTGAAAAAGTTGAATCCAGAAAGAAAACAGAACTCAACGAAGAAAGACTTAACATTATAGTCGAAGCCAGTGAATTGGGAACCTGGGAATTATATGTAAAAACAAAAGACCTCCAGTACTC encodes:
- a CDS encoding response regulator — protein: MIKQNYNLLLADDDEDDCDFFKEALDELTLPVSLVTVNDGVQLMDFLADHSGDNLPDLLFLDLNMPRKNGSECLKEIKESEVLKNLPVIIFSTSLDNEIVDVMYAKGATYYIRKPGEFSQLKKVIENALNAVSENNFKQPLREQFILQP
- a CDS encoding PAS domain-containing sensor histidine kinase, encoding MSITDHNHYFLSDGGEMGKLIRAKDWSKTSLGDPDNWPQSLKTIVALMLNNPFGMLVVWGDDYTQIYNDTYSQILGSKHPKALGISSQTTFSEVWDILAPMFHDVMKGSSVSFPDFKLTLDRNGYDEDCYFDFSYSPIKKEDGVIGGLLVTVIESTEKVRATAALKESNLRFRNNIMQAPVAMCVMRGPDHVVEIANDQMIQLWGVEANEILNKPVFDALPETRNQYLEDVLNNVYKTGIKFVANEQLVKLPRNGKIEDTHLNFVYEALREADGSISGVVGIAIEVTSQVLSRSKVVESEQKVRELVENAPFPIALYAGKEMIVELANDSIIKIWGKGNDVIGKSFKDVVPELDNQLVFEQITEVLNSGKSFHTQNTPLDLTVDGKLHTYYFNYSLTPIYDVNGNVYGVMNTGVDLTDLNLAKKKIEENEQNLRSMVSQSPIGICVLDAGTLITEIVNDSFIEVAGKKYEEIAGKHYWDAFAEVRSAYEIPLQKVIEEGNPFYANEVEMNLIRHGKEEKIYVTFVYAPLKNIGGKVTKIAIWVLDNTPQVNARQKIEEADKRFRNTVKQAPVGITILRGPNHVAEMANEAYLKLVGKEESSFVGKPLFDSLPEVKGTVGDLLDSVYSTGIPYHGNELPVPINRSGNPEIFYFDFLYHPLKEENGEISGIIVTATEVTEKVESRKKTELNEERLNIIVEASELGTWELYVKTKDLQYSNRYLEIVTGHKNLEYLTHAQLLSHVHPDDLHIREKAFKEAIAIGNIHYEARVIWDDQSIHWVEAKGKVFYDSENNPERLLGTIRDITDEKNHQQELEASEKRFRKLVMESPVPKAILKGKDMVIEMVNGALLKNIWKKNESDIQGKNILEVFPELKKQKYARLLNEVYSTGNVHSESESLFYIMINSIEHKMYIDFEFAPQRELDDTISGIKITMIDVTEKVEARKKIEESEKRFRSLTESIPQLIWETDDKGNALFTSGKWFEYTGVVPNGEAAWKAMIHPDDFDENSRIWNKSLTTGTIYKADVRVLRKDGTYRWHSVIGEPVLNKDNKIIKWVGAFTDIQTEKAFTQELEKQVTARTKELEQKNVELEQMNKELQSFAYISSHDLQEPLRKIQTFATQIIEKESDNLSDSGKDKFQRMQNAAQRMQTLINDLLSYSRTNIQERKFEKVNLSKIIDEVKEDLKEELEQKRAIIEIENTCEASIIPFQFRQLLYNLASNSIKFANPDIPTVIKINCEFTKGENLDHESLIKEVNYCHISLSDNGIGFEPQYSKKIFEVFQRLHGKLEYTGTGIGLAIVKKIVENHNGIITAKGEKNKGATFDIYIPVI